In the genome of Thermoleophilia bacterium, one region contains:
- a CDS encoding HAD-IA family hydrolase, which produces MPLPSLKNITWVTTDCYGTLIDWEKGISEACAKEAEKDGFSFDNEPFLARFFEVQAEIMSGSYELYAEVLRRTIIKVAGEIGWEVEPSRAQFLPDSVAYWLPFRESNAAMDRLGKKYDIGIISNIDDKMLGISRRHLRTDLDLVVTAQQVRSYKPDEVHFKECARRIGGKKGWLHIGCNYDNDVAPLLKMKVPVIWVNRHGEKLAGRRKPSLEVKSFRDAVKKLGAGG; this is translated from the coding sequence ACTACAGACTGCTACGGCACCCTGATCGACTGGGAGAAGGGAATTTCCGAGGCCTGTGCCAAGGAAGCCGAGAAAGACGGGTTCAGTTTCGACAATGAACCCTTCCTGGCCCGATTCTTCGAAGTGCAGGCCGAGATCATGTCGGGCTCGTATGAGCTCTACGCCGAGGTCCTGCGGCGCACGATCATCAAGGTCGCCGGAGAGATCGGCTGGGAGGTCGAACCGTCCCGGGCCCAGTTCCTGCCGGACAGCGTCGCTTACTGGCTCCCCTTCAGGGAATCCAACGCCGCGATGGACCGCCTCGGCAAGAAGTACGACATCGGCATCATCTCCAACATCGACGACAAGATGCTCGGCATTTCCCGCCGGCACCTGAGGACCGACCTCGACCTCGTCGTCACCGCCCAGCAGGTCCGCAGCTACAAGCCGGACGAAGTTCATTTCAAGGAATGCGCCCGTCGCATCGGTGGCAAGAAGGGCTGGCTCCACATCGGCTGCAACTACGACAACGACGTGGCGCCACTGCTGAAGATGAAGGTCCCGGTCATCTGGGTCAACCGTCACGGCGAGAAGCTCGCCGGCCGCAGGAAGCCTTCGCTCGAAGTCAAGTCCTTCCGCGATGCCGTCAAGAAGCTAGGCGCCGGCGGCTGA
- a CDS encoding GNAT family N-acetyltransferase yields the protein MGPETPLRIAAPTDLNTVTGLVGGFRDFLGSASPNNAELEVTVGRLLVERTTEFLLIGEPPVGFVQLRFRLSVWTGTEDAWLEDAFVDEAARGEGHGRTLVTAAIERARSRGCRRIQLDVNRDNLPAIKLYESLGFAPIHNRAKFGDSPDFLFTLNI from the coding sequence ATGGGACCGGAGACGCCCCTGCGCATCGCCGCACCGACCGACCTGAACACGGTGACCGGGCTGGTCGGCGGCTTCCGTGATTTCCTCGGCTCGGCCAGCCCGAACAACGCCGAGCTCGAAGTCACCGTCGGCCGGCTGCTCGTTGAGCGCACGACCGAATTCCTCCTGATCGGCGAGCCACCGGTCGGCTTCGTGCAGCTGCGCTTCCGCCTTTCGGTCTGGACCGGCACCGAAGACGCCTGGCTCGAAGACGCCTTCGTGGACGAAGCGGCCCGGGGCGAAGGCCATGGCCGGACCCTGGTCACCGCAGCGATCGAACGCGCCCGGTCACGGGGCTGCCGCCGGATCCAGCTCGACGTGAACCGGGACAATTTGCCCGCAATCAAGCTCTACGAATCGCTCGGCTTCGCCCCAATCCACAACCGGGCCAAGTTCGGCGATAGTCCTGACTTCCTGTTTACCCTCAATATTTGA
- a CDS encoding sulfatase-like hydrolase/transferase → MNALEPITQVCPESVCKATAEPKEGFTDALESLVTDSKVVEQHLLLPEKMGVNFPDISQTFGGFGDPGITVAGEDPARTRAREFVAGQHQAKGGAMDADEETGRVLDFLGASSVQPKFDYGHIEKPHYPWNHYPDGTYYGVTSEDFRAFIPDELTWTGNRYVTDRATQAHLLEAGYVDHLLGMIIKRLKSLAVWDESLVVVTADHGGALLTDEPRRAANEATIGEIATVPLFIKSPGQTDYQPGGAVNTVLRQRGTINGAEAGTPLAVAVNSTVVAVGRAFLDAGEIAYSILLPQNSLRTGLNDITIFTVDRTSGEPLLSRLGGTG, encoded by the coding sequence GTGAACGCGCTCGAGCCGATCACCCAGGTCTGCCCGGAGAGCGTCTGCAAGGCCACAGCCGAACCGAAGGAAGGGTTCACCGACGCCCTCGAATCGCTGGTCACCGACAGCAAGGTGGTCGAACAGCACCTGCTGCTGCCCGAAAAGATGGGGGTGAACTTCCCCGACATCTCCCAGACCTTCGGCGGTTTCGGTGACCCCGGCATCACCGTCGCCGGGGAAGACCCGGCACGCACCCGGGCCCGGGAGTTCGTCGCCGGACAGCATCAGGCGAAAGGCGGCGCGATGGATGCCGACGAAGAGACCGGCCGGGTGCTGGATTTTCTCGGGGCCTCCAGTGTTCAGCCAAAGTTCGACTACGGCCACATCGAGAAGCCCCACTACCCGTGGAACCACTATCCCGACGGGACCTACTACGGCGTGACCAGCGAGGACTTCCGCGCGTTCATCCCGGACGAACTCACCTGGACCGGCAACCGCTACGTGACCGACCGGGCCACCCAGGCCCACCTGCTCGAAGCCGGGTACGTCGACCACCTGCTGGGAATGATCATCAAGCGACTCAAGAGCCTGGCGGTCTGGGACGAGAGCCTGGTCGTGGTCACCGCTGACCATGGCGGCGCGCTGCTGACCGACGAACCGCGCCGGGCCGCGAACGAAGCGACGATCGGCGAGATCGCGACGGTGCCGCTCTTCATCAAGTCGCCCGGCCAGACCGACTACCAGCCGGGCGGCGCCGTCAACACGGTGCTGCGCCAGCGCGGCACGATCAATGGCGCCGAAGCGGGAACCCCGCTGGCGGTCGCGGTCAACAGCACGGTCGTCGCGGTGGGGAGAGCCTTCCTCGACGCGGGTGAAATCGCCTACTCGATCCTCCTTCCGCAGAACTCGCTGCGAACGGGCCTGAACGACATCACGATCTTCACCGTCGACCGCACCTCCGGGGAGCCCCTCCTGTCACGCCTTGGCGGGACGGGTTAG
- a CDS encoding sulfatase-like hydrolase/transferase codes for MSEATKAVDRLPRPSLLLGAAHLAALWALAFLQPMLSLLGKNPEFFVARGNTAGQIIIYCLALAFVPPLVALALEALAQLINRNLRWGLHLLLMTLVGACFLLEVIKDAFDWPAGVLIAISLLLAALGVYAYSRWRFPRAFMDILTVAPVVILIIFFCFTSTSRLILPREQPDPVDVTVGNPAPVVMVIFDEFPIASLMNDKEKIDGTRFPAFADLASDSTWYENATGSAAYTPLAVPSILSGETPDQDNLPIASDYPHSVFTLLGKSYRLRVMEAATQVCPDDLCPDSAIGTNDAKLGDLFSDLNVVSEHLLLPDSMRRNLPDVSATFSEFTDESADPEDSGLETGMATGSAGVSGTTGVTGLTGPTGETTIEPAERTGQGAARKLGRLFAVRSSADEFERINEFVSNFEPGQKETLDMIHVEKPHYPWRHLPNGQRYSNLTGEWSGLLPNDGPWMAPPKIVDIALQRHLLEVGYVDTLLARITSQLKEKGIWDKSMVVVTADHGAAFQSRIPRRAAVRENMGEIASVPLFVKAPGQSGGEVVTEHTCATDILPEIAKQLKIEYPWDVPDCPGKQVTVVNSPTGESTIGLDAMLKQRRRLVNRIQRVYGTDVGWGPTYRFGPKKDLIGTKVADLNDIGDRRGMRAKPIRPNSVKQYDPASPSLQGLLQRGYLDNIPENRVLAVAVDGVIQAVGWTFKDGLGYGPGFSILLPPDSLKRGFNQVDIYLLKGGEKLQLVHDGSKPLAG; via the coding sequence GTGAGTGAGGCAACGAAGGCTGTCGATCGACTGCCGCGGCCTTCCCTTCTTCTGGGAGCCGCGCATCTGGCCGCGCTCTGGGCTCTCGCGTTTCTCCAGCCGATGCTGTCGCTGCTCGGCAAGAACCCGGAGTTCTTCGTCGCCCGCGGCAACACCGCCGGCCAGATCATCATCTACTGCCTGGCCCTCGCCTTCGTACCGCCGCTCGTCGCCCTCGCGCTCGAAGCCCTCGCGCAGCTGATCAACAGGAACCTCCGCTGGGGCCTTCATCTGCTCCTGATGACCCTGGTCGGCGCCTGCTTCCTGCTCGAAGTGATCAAAGACGCCTTCGACTGGCCGGCCGGCGTCCTGATCGCGATCTCCCTGCTGCTCGCCGCCCTCGGTGTCTACGCCTACTCCCGGTGGCGCTTCCCGCGGGCCTTCATGGACATCCTGACCGTCGCCCCCGTGGTCATCCTGATCATCTTCTTCTGCTTCACCAGCACCTCGAGGCTGATCCTTCCGCGTGAGCAGCCGGACCCGGTCGACGTCACCGTGGGCAACCCGGCACCGGTGGTCATGGTGATCTTCGACGAGTTCCCGATCGCTTCGCTGATGAACGACAAGGAGAAGATCGACGGCACGCGCTTCCCGGCCTTTGCCGACCTCGCCTCCGATTCGACCTGGTACGAGAACGCCACCGGTTCGGCCGCCTACACGCCGCTGGCCGTGCCTTCAATCCTCAGCGGTGAAACGCCCGACCAGGACAACCTGCCGATCGCCTCGGACTATCCGCACAGCGTCTTCACCCTGCTCGGCAAGTCCTACCGGCTCCGGGTCATGGAGGCCGCGACCCAGGTCTGCCCGGACGACCTCTGCCCGGACTCGGCGATCGGAACCAATGACGCCAAGCTCGGCGACCTCTTCTCCGACCTGAACGTCGTCTCCGAGCACCTGCTGCTGCCGGACTCGATGCGCCGCAATCTGCCCGACGTCTCAGCCACCTTTTCCGAGTTCACCGACGAGTCAGCCGACCCCGAAGACTCCGGGCTCGAAACCGGCATGGCAACCGGCTCTGCCGGCGTGTCCGGCACCACGGGCGTCACCGGGCTGACGGGTCCGACCGGAGAGACGACGATCGAACCGGCCGAGCGCACCGGGCAGGGTGCCGCCCGCAAGCTGGGACGGCTCTTCGCGGTCCGCTCGAGCGCCGACGAGTTCGAGCGCATCAACGAGTTCGTCTCCAACTTCGAACCCGGGCAGAAGGAGACGCTCGACATGATCCACGTCGAGAAGCCGCACTATCCCTGGCGCCACCTGCCGAACGGGCAGCGGTACAGCAACCTGACCGGCGAGTGGTCCGGGCTGCTGCCGAACGACGGGCCCTGGATGGCTCCCCCGAAGATCGTCGACATCGCGCTTCAGCGCCATCTGCTCGAAGTCGGTTACGTTGACACGCTGCTCGCGCGCATCACCAGCCAGCTCAAGGAAAAGGGAATCTGGGACAAGTCGATGGTCGTGGTCACCGCCGACCACGGCGCCGCATTCCAGAGCCGGATCCCGCGCCGGGCGGCGGTCCGGGAGAACATGGGTGAGATCGCCTCGGTCCCGCTCTTCGTCAAGGCGCCGGGCCAGTCCGGCGGCGAGGTGGTGACCGAACACACCTGCGCCACCGACATCCTGCCGGAGATCGCGAAGCAGCTGAAGATCGAGTATCCATGGGACGTGCCGGACTGCCCCGGGAAGCAGGTCACAGTCGTCAATTCGCCGACCGGCGAGTCAACCATCGGCCTCGACGCGATGCTGAAGCAGCGCCGGCGCCTGGTCAACCGGATCCAGCGCGTCTACGGCACCGACGTCGGCTGGGGGCCGACCTACCGCTTCGGGCCGAAGAAGGACCTGATCGGCACGAAGGTCGCGGACCTCAACGACATCGGGGACCGCCGCGGGATGCGCGCCAAGCCGATCCGCCCGAATTCGGTCAAGCAGTACGACCCGGCCTCGCCATCCCTCCAGGGACTCCTCCAGCGTGGCTATCTGGACAACATCCCCGAGAACCGCGTGCTCGCGGTCGCGGTGGATGGCGTGATCCAGGCGGTCGGCTGGACCTTCAAGGACGGCCTCGGCTACGGGCCCGGGTTCTCGATCCTGTTGCCGCCGGATTCATTGAAGCGCGGCTTCAACCAGGTCGACATCTACCTCCTGAAGGGCGGCGAGAAACTTCAGCTCGTCCACGACGGTTCAAAACCGCTGGCCGGCTGA
- a CDS encoding Eco57I restriction-modification methylase domain-containing protein, with the protein MKVLDPGAGTGELLAAAARRQDGLELYGWDVDPAALEAASRLVPTADLEERSALDPWPGQSFDLVIGNPPYFQFRPTAAQKSRFSEVISGRANIFACFFKAGLDALEPDGRLAYIVPPSLNSGAYFEALREHIGGQASVEDLIVLDSTDLFEGANTAIQLLVLRKGGDPGPFLFERSCPESGFRRVIFSAEPEMFAAQFEGRRTLWELGYEAVTGTVVWNQRRADLRETDADGAVPLIWSHNLRQGEVMLGTRADKPQYVAGGEPDRGPAVLVNRVVGSVGRGELRTALIPDGMEFLAENHVNRIRMRAGGRPAVGWQELQKMLADESAAERIRLLTGNTQISATELTHLLPLG; encoded by the coding sequence ATGAAGGTCCTCGATCCCGGCGCCGGCACGGGTGAGCTGCTCGCCGCCGCCGCCCGGCGGCAGGACGGGCTCGAGCTGTACGGCTGGGACGTTGACCCGGCCGCACTCGAAGCGGCTTCACGCCTGGTCCCGACGGCCGATCTGGAAGAACGATCGGCGCTCGATCCCTGGCCCGGGCAGTCGTTTGACCTGGTCATCGGCAACCCGCCCTACTTCCAGTTTCGGCCCACCGCTGCGCAGAAGTCCCGTTTTTCCGAAGTGATCTCGGGCCGGGCCAACATTTTCGCCTGCTTCTTCAAGGCCGGTCTCGATGCGCTGGAGCCGGACGGCCGGCTCGCCTACATCGTGCCGCCGTCGCTGAACAGCGGGGCCTACTTTGAGGCGTTGCGCGAGCACATCGGCGGTCAGGCGTCCGTCGAGGATCTGATCGTGCTCGACAGCACCGACCTCTTCGAGGGAGCGAACACGGCGATTCAGCTGCTGGTCCTGCGGAAGGGCGGAGATCCGGGGCCGTTCCTGTTCGAGCGCTCCTGCCCCGAATCCGGCTTCCGGCGAGTGATCTTCTCGGCCGAGCCGGAGATGTTCGCCGCCCAGTTCGAAGGCAGGCGCACCCTCTGGGAACTCGGCTACGAAGCGGTTACCGGCACGGTCGTCTGGAACCAGCGCCGGGCCGATCTGCGCGAGACCGACGCGGACGGGGCGGTGCCGCTGATCTGGTCGCACAACCTGCGGCAGGGCGAGGTCATGCTCGGCACGCGGGCGGATAAACCGCAGTATGTGGCCGGCGGGGAGCCGGACCGGGGGCCGGCGGTCCTGGTCAACCGCGTGGTCGGCTCGGTCGGCCGCGGGGAGCTGAGGACGGCGCTGATCCCCGACGGCATGGAGTTCCTGGCCGAGAACCACGTCAACCGGATCAGGATGCGGGCGGGCGGCCGGCCGGCGGTGGGGTGGCAGGAACTCCAAAAAATGCTGGCGGACGAAAGCGCAGCCGAACGAATCAGGCTCCTCACAGGAAACACCCAAATATCAGCAACCGAGCTGACCCACCTGTTACCCCTCGGCTAA